DNA sequence from the Puntigrus tetrazona isolate hp1 chromosome 2, ASM1883169v1, whole genome shotgun sequence genome:
AAACCACATTTACACTTTTCCATCGAGTTTGAGAGAAACGAAACGCGTCTGAGGGAAGACTTTCAGAAGCAGTCCACGGCTCTAACATCCGTCCGCCCTCAACAGAAAACAGCAAATGAACCCAAACAGACAGAGACGGGGGTCTCCCGGCCTACAGGACGAACTTTCCCAGGAAGAACCCGATGAAGATGGCAGCGATGACGACCAGCAGCGAGGGAAGAGAGCCGGCCTTCGACTCGCGGCCGAGAGCCGAGCTGGAGTTACTCGTGATGTACTCGCTGCGCTGGAACCTCCTCAGCCTCACACCCTCGTCCtgaggagaacacacacacacacacacacacacacacacacacacaataaaccAGCTTCCTACTGACGACCGTCTTTAGATGTTCCTACTAGATATTGAGAAAACCTCCTTTAAAGTTGCTGAACGAAGCTCTTATCAATACATATTACTGTTtaagttttaatacatttatggtaggaacacacacacacacacacacacacacacacacacacactctccctaacatgcacactctctctctctgtcacacactcacacacacacacacacacacacacacacacacacacacacacacacacactctctctctcatgcactctctctctctctctctctctactctctctctcacacacacacacacacacactaacatgcatgcactctctctctcacacacacgcatacacgctctctctctctctctctctctctctctctctctctcacacacacacacactctctctctctcacacacacacacactctctctctcacacacacacgttctctctctctcacacacacacacacacacacacacacacacacactaacatgcacgctctctctctctctctctctcacacacacacacgttctctctctctcacacacacacacactaacatgcatgcactctctctctcacacacactcactcactcactcacacacacacacaccctaacatgcactctctctctctctgtcacacacacacacacacgttctctctctcacacacacacacacacacacactatcatgcatgcactctctctctctctctctcacacacacacacgttctctctctctcacacacacacacacacacacactaacatgcatgcactctctctctcacacacacgcatacacgctctctctctctctctctctctctctctctctctctcacacacacacacactctctctctctcacacacacacacacactctctctctcacacacacacacacgttctctctctctcacacacacacacacacacacacacactaacatgcatacacgctctctctctctctctctctcacacacacatttctctctctctcacacacacacacacacacacactaacatgcatgcactctctctctcacacacattcactcacacacacacactctctctctcacacacacacacacacactaacatgcatgcactctctctcacacacactcactcacacacacacacacactccctaacatgcactctctctctctgtcacacacacacacacacaataaaccACCGTCTTTATATATTCCTACTagatattgagaaaatctcctttaaagttgctGAACGAAGCTCTTATCAAATGCACATTACTgatcagaaattaagttttgatatatttatggtaggaaatgtaccGGATATCTTCACTGAAtacgatctttacttaatatcctgatgatttttggcgtaaatttttttttttacattttgacccACGCAGTGTACTGTTGTGTATTAGATGCTGATGATGAATATTAGATAAAAAccgagaataaaaaaatgattataataataaatgactaaaattttaaaatgatgcaaaatCAAAGCAAACCCTAACAGGTCACAGAAGAAGAGTGAAAGTCTAGAGTTGTTTTCTTCAGACGTTGGGACGCACCTTGAGCTGGCGGTTCTCGTCGCTGAGCTTGCTGACCTCGGTCTGCAAACGTCTGCACTCCTCCAGGATCTTCATCTTCTCCGAGTCGTCCACGGCCTTCGCCGGCCCCGGCCCGTCCGCTTTAGACGAGTTCAGAACCAGCGCCGCCTTAGAGTCCAGCTCGCTCTGAGAcgcacagaaagagagaaatcaaTGCAGAGACTCCAATACAAGccttttttttacgtttttttacgttatctatctatctatctatatatatatatatatatatatatatatatatatatatatatatatatatatatacacatacatacacacacacacacacaacacacacactgtatatactgtgtgtttttatttttttgacagaaatcacacacacatatcagtACTGTGATGGAGTGTTTCATTCACCGTGCAGCCCTTGTTTATCAGTGAAAGGAGGAACTACGACATTAATACTGAAAACTAAACTGCTTAAGCTTGAAAACTTCAGTTCAAACTCTAACCAGCTGTAATAAAAACGCTGCTGTAAGTGGTTTCAGATGTTCAGCCAGACTCCCAGCCGCTCACTAAACCCCGCCCCCCGAACGCATCGGCCAATCGGATCGAGTGAAGTGAGTGACGGGCGAGTGTTTGTGATTGGCCGACTCTCACACCTGTTTCACGTCTGCTAAATTCTAACGGAGTTTAGAGCAGCGTTTAACAGGGTGGAGCCAAGCCCTTTCCTTCCTGTTGGTCTCTGAACTCACCACTTTATCGTTTTCAGACGGCAGCTCGAAGACGCATCTGAGTTTGGAATCCATGAGCTCATCGGGCTTCACGTCTTTCCACTGAAACACATGAAAAACAGGCAGTTCATCAGCCACAAGCACTACCAGCtgcccccacacacacacacactccctaacatgcatgctctctctctttcacacacacactctttctctgacacacacacacacacacacacacacagactctcccTAACATGCATActcgctcactctctctcacacacacacactctccataacatgcatgctctctctctttcacacacacacacacacacacacacacacacacacacacacactctttctctgacacacacacacacacagactctcccTAACATGCATACTCActcgctcactctctctcacacacacacacacacacacactctccataacatgcatgctctctctctttcacacacacacacacacacacacacacactctttctctgacacacacacacacacacacagactctcccTAACATGCATActcgctcactctctctcacacacacacacacacactcactcacacacactctccctaACATGCATGCTCGCTCAAtctcacactctttctctcacacacacacacacacacacacacactttagaaTTCAAGCATTAATTCTATAAATCCTACTGTATTGTATATGATACATGGATTTAAAAGGaatctaaataattaaactattGTTTTACAATCAATCTCCTTCTTCTGTAATTCTATGAACATCCAGCTCCAGCTGCTTCTCCATCAATCATTTTCTAGAAGTTTCTAGAATCAGTTTTGGATTGCACTGCATTATATGTTCGGATCATTTCAATCTCATCTTATTGGAGATAAAGAGCAGCCGCTGATATTTAGATCAATTTATGTCTCTACTGCTAGAAAGATCTCACTGATCTCATCAAATAAATCAGCATCTTCACCTAATTCATATTTCTGCTCAGCCTCTGAATAAAACTGAGCTTCATTCTGAGCCATGAAaccaaatatgaaacaaaacacatatgCAAACTTCATATATTTTGTCTAAAGGTTCATTAAACTGgtccataaaaaatattaataataacatccCTAACTATTATTTGATATATCAGACCTTAATGGGTTAAAACAGATGAACAGGGCATTTGCTTCCATCTGCTGGTGTGAACATGAAGTTACAGCACTGACCAgcagctccacacacacacacacacacacacacgcagacagacagacagacagacagacagacagacagacagacagacagacagacagacagacagacacacacacacacacacacgcgagacagacacacacacacgcagacagacacacacacgcagacagacacacacacgcagacagacacacacacgcagacacacacacacgcagacacacacacacacacgcagacagacacacacacgcaggcagacacacacacgcaggcagacacacacgcacgcacagacacacacacaggcagacacacacacacacaggcagacacacacacacaggcagacacacacacacaggcagacacacacacaggcagacacacacacaggcagacacacacacaggcagacacacacacacgcagacacacacacaggcagacacacacacacgcagacacacacacacgcagacacacacacgcagacacacacacacagacacacacacacacagacacacacacacacacacacacacacacacagacacacacacacacacacagacacacacacacacacagacacacacacacacacacacacacacacacacacacacacagacacagacagacacacacacagacacacacacacacacacacagggtttaCCATGGCTTCTGTGTCTGTAACGGCTGAGGGGGCGAAGATGGTCTGTACCATGAACTTGTGTTTACTTTTCTCATTGGGGTCGTAATCGAACGGCTGCAACATAACTGTGACATGAACACAAACATTAGCACACCGAACTAATAAACCTGTATAATACCACATACCTGcacaaaactaaactaacagTATCCTACATTATTACGCATGAGAAGCGAGTGTATATTCTATACATGATAACAGTACAAGCAACAACAAAGCATCAGAAAAGTAGACTTCACATGAGGTTTTGTgagaaaaacacatacagtgCCTTGTGAAAGTATGTGGCCCCCTTGAACTTTGTGACCTTTTGCCACATTTCAGGCTTCAAACATAAAGCTATAAGactgtagtttttttgttaagaATCAACAACAAGTGAGACACAATCATGAAGTGGAGCGAAATTTATTGGACATTTCAAacgtttttaacaaataaaaaaaactgaaaaattaaataagttaataCTTTGTAGCACCACCTTTTACTGTGATTACAGCTAGAAGTCGCTTGGGGTATGTCTCTATCAGCTTTGCACATTGAGAGACTGAAATCTTTGCCCATTCCTCCTTGGAAAACAGCTCGAGCTCAGTGAGGCTGGAGAGCAGTTTTCAGTTCTTTCCACAGATTCTCGATTGGATTCAGGTCTGGACTTGGACTTGGCCATTCTTATTTGTGAACCATTCCATTGTAGATTTTGCTTTATGTTTCGGATCACGGTCTTGTTGGAAGACAAATCTCCGTCCCAGTCTCAGGTCTTTTGCAGACTCCATCAGGTTTTCTGTATTTGGCTCCATCCATCTTCCTATCAATTTTAACCATCTTCCCTGTCCCTGCTGAAGAAACGCAGGCCCGAACCATGAGGCTGCCACCTCCATGTTTGACAGTGGTGATGAGCTGTATTGCTTTTACGCCAAACATAACGCTTTGAGTTGTTGCCAAAAAGTTCGATTTTGGTCTCATCTGACCAGAGCACCTTCTTCCACATGTTTGGTGTGTCTCCCAGGTGGCTTGTGGCGAACTTTAAGCAACACTTTTTATGGATATCTTTAAGAAATGGCTTTCTTCTTGCCACTTCCATGAAGGCCAGATTTGTGCAGTATACGACCGATTGTTGTCCTATGGACAGAGTCTCCCACCTCAGCTGTAGATCTCAGAGTGATCACGGGCCTCTTGGCTGCATCTCTGATCAGTCTTCTCCTTGTACGAGCTGAACGTTTAGAAGGACGGCCAGGTCTTGGTAGATTTGCAGTGGTCTGATACTCCTTCCATTTCAATATTATCGCTTGCACGGTGCTCCTTGGGATGTTTAGAGCTTGGGAAATCTTTTAGTATCCAAATCCGGCTTTAAACTTCTCCACACCAGTATCTCGGACCTGCCTGGTGTGTTCCTTGTTCTTCACGGTGCTCTCTGCGCTTTAAACGGACCTCTGAGACTATCTCAGTGCAGGTGCATTTATACAGAGACTTGATTACACACAGGTGGACTCTATTTATCATCTTTAGTCATTTGGGTCAACATTGAATCATTCAGAGATCCTCACTGAACTTCTGGAGAGAGTTTGCTGCACTGAATAATTTTGCACGCCCAATTTTTccgttttttatttgttaaaaaagtttgaaCTATCCAATAAATTTCGCTCCACTTCATGATTGTGTCTCACTTGTTGTTGATTCTTCACAATTACAGTCTTATAGCTTTATGTTTGAAGCCTGAAATGTGGCAAAAGGTCACAAAGTTCAAGGGGGCCGCATACTTTCTCAAGGCACTGTAATTTTAAGGCAATATGTACTGCAGCATTCATGAGTTTATGAGACGCCTGAGCTGTTGAATCCCTGATGAATGATTCTCATTAAATCAATGAACACAGCAGTCATTAGTGAAAATCATCAGATGACCTCAGAAGGCACAGGATACTTGAATATAGTCATATTAACTCCTGATACGGTGTGTTTTGAAGctagtttatttaataatcactcaattgcatattaaataatcCCCATATTACTTCATATTAAATACATCCTCACAcataacatcataaaaatatatatatttcacataatgTCAATTTTTATGCTTCTTTATGCTCgttgaaatcatttaaatgtggtcttaatgttttattaatgatattcaaactgattaaataatgactaaaatgcaATACAGTGCATATGTTTTTCTTCCTGACTGCActgaaaaaatgattttcttagtATTTTTGTCTCGTTCTTGAATCAAAGATGCATTTACTTAAcaggtaaacaaaaacaaaaataatatcaagAATCATACTTAGCCTTATTATTCTTACCTATTGGCAGATATTCTATacaaaattgcatattaaaaatattacaccaCAGCTAACTACGCTGCTCTTATATTAGAAACAAAAGCAagtctttaaacgaataaatcaaaaatgacaacatcGTTCACGAGCTGTTTTGCtgattcatttctgttttgctgattcatttctgttttgctgattcatttctgttttgctGATTCTCTAGCCGTACAGAGGAAGACCAGATAGATTTTTTCATTCGAAGCTGAAAGCCAAGACTCGATTTGCTCAAAAAGCAACAAAAGCATGCGAGAAGCGCGTGTTGAAGCTCATAGGACTGACCTGAGATGATGAGCGTGGCCCCGGGGTCGATGATGCCGCTGTTCGGCCGTACGCAGTACCTGCGCGGCGCTGTGGTCTTCACTTTGAAGCATACTTTTCTATCTGAAGGATTCTTTAGCTTCAGGTTAGCGGTGACGACGTCTGTGAAAGGCCCtgagaagaagaggagaaggcAAGCCGCTCAGTATCTGCTTCACACGATTTTAAAAGCactcgtttattttatttttcataagagAAGCCGTTAAGATCATCGGTGAAAGTAAAGCTCCTGGAAACAATCGCTCCTCAAAGGCTTTTCTAAATAAAGCGGAGCTGCTTCAGCCCGGTAAGAGCTGATCTGGAGATCTTCTGATGTTTACTTGATCAGATCTGACAGAGAAAGACGGGAGAAGCTGGATGTTTATACGGTTATGAAATGCGGTACGGGGTCGTGTGATCCCGTAACAATCCCAGACGGCCACGGAAGACAACGACGGAGATGCCAGCACTTCAAACAAAGGCAGAGAAGAACGGATTCGAACAGTCTCTGAAGCAAACCAGCACAAAGACGCCGCTGTGTTTAAACCGGTCACAGTCGGCCGCCTTTATTAAATCACCTAATGGCTTAATTGCCGtgaaaaatcacaatttacCGGCATTTCGTACAAAAAGAGACATCGGTCAAAGACGGCGAGTGTCTTCACGTAAAACAACATCACACCACGCACTCCCACAATCCTCAACACATGACCCGAGCGGGCCTTCTGTGGCTCGAATTCAACCTTTATACATAAAAAGAGCAATGTCTGTGACCCTCGAGCTGATCAGATGCTGGACTCCTTCTTCTGAgcaaaacatactgtatattagaaGCGTAAGGTTCACAAACGTGGCTGAGAAAACGATGTTAAAGTTGGCATGAAAGCATTAAAGCGCACGGATAAACAACAGAAACAGTGTCACGGcagaataaatgacattaaccTGCAGTCTAATGAACGATGTGTGAAAGTACTAAGTGACCCGAGAGCATACAAGCAGACAGAACCAGATTTGATGAAGTTATATTGAAAAGAattcttttatgccaaacatcattaaaatattaagctaatatcatgttccatgaaaatgttttgcacatttcctaccgtaaatattttaaaacttcatttttgaataatactatgcatcctaacaaaccatataaaagttttttttttttttttttttttttttaaaaaagacccTTAGGACTCACATAACAGGTTTTATTCAGCTTCCTCACTtcaagaaataatataaaatattaatttaattaaatttaattaaagttcatcaataaattaaatgctaatACTTAAttgtaaatagaaatatatttttaaaaaagtttaattacattaaaaaaaaaaaaaaatcaaatacttctcaatatatacatttgacTTAATAAATAAGTGCTGGAAATTAGCTTTGTACATATATGAATTGTGCCcgagtatacattttttacaaaacttTAGTCATTTGATGTGATTTCAAGTTTTTAAAACTGAAGAAATATGCTTCATAAAAAGTTAcgactcgtttaaacacgccccacTTCTCTACCTCACAGAgtggtttatttgcataactccGCCCAAACGTTTACTCAAAGAAAGTAGACGAAGCTATTACTCTGTCTGTAGAGTTGCCGCGGGCGCCACGTTCCGGAGACGCCCTTTAGTGCGTTTAAATGAAAGCGTGCGTTTTTATATAAGCCTGCTCGGCGCAGGTAAAAGATAAAGAGTTATGACTAGCCCTTCTACAGTTTGGTTCGGCGGCAGCGAACAGCAGCATCTCACAATCAAATCCCGCTCCAGCTTTTCCGATGGCCTTTGGATCAGATGAAAGGAGATGATGTTCAATTACGCCTCAAAGCCAGGATCTTATGACCGTGCATGTCGCATATTAACGGATTAGAGGAGTCCTGCAGGATCAAGCGCAGGAAtggatgtatttttgtaaacatgGTACAGAACACCAGATGCTCGACCTTGGAAATTAAGTTCTGCTGAGCTGGTGAGAAGAAAGATTGTTGTGTGAGACACGATAACATCAGATAACATTAGACAGCATCGGAGGGAATCATATGAGTTTCCTCTATATAGAAATATCCAGAGAAATCAAATCAGCAGAAAAACGATGGCGTGTGTTCAGCTCCAACGTATACATGacccttaaaaacaaaaagaccgCAGCAGAAAACTGGAGATAAAATACAGAACTAAAAGCGAGGTCTtatctttttataatatattatcgtttaggttaaaatgaaaaattatagaaataagaaaaagcaGCTACCtttaagtcattaaaaaaaaaagattaaataaatgaaagtataaacggataataataataaaaaaaaaatcaaatgaaaccTAACTAGGAATATttcgaataaataaaaacaaataaaattgtagGCTGCCACTAAGAACTATTTTTATATCTAATGActaatttattgattaatcaaaactattaattttccacaaaaaaactattttattaaaccAAATGAAATCCAATTACTTTTTTAccgatttttttaaagaaatgtaaagtGCATTATTCAAAGTTCAGCTTTATAATGTAAGAATGACAACATATCCTTTTGTTCTAgtctactaataataaaattagaaataaaaaaaaacattttttacagtagaaGTGTTATTTCGCAGAGTTTATGTTGAAATGAAAGCGTGTTCATCAAAGCGTGTAAACAGAGAGAGGGTTTGAGctttcattttgaaaagaaaaggacGAGACTCTGCTCCTTGCATGAAAATGACATAATGGTTTAATTCTGTGTACACAAGTCAGGCTTATTTTAAACCAACAATACGACGTGACTAATCAGCAGCAGGCAGGTTAACCCGGACAAACACGTACCTGAAGCTCTGGACACAAATGCGGCGGATTATcagttgttgtcttttttttttttttttaaatcaataacttattttttgaatatgtataaatgttcaaaacacatttctacgtctataaacctttatttattagttCTAGTTACTTtagtgctttaaaataaaaacggaaAAAGTTGCCTCTGCAATAAATCAAGTTTCTTAGTCAAGGACATTGTTTCATGTAGTTTTTGTTAACTAATAACTGTGAAGATTTCTTTAAGTGACTTAAAATGACACATAAGATCAAATACGTTTACTTTCATAGATGTTTCTGGTTATATAGAGCGAGTCATACTCCAATCTGCTGCACGCCGTCAGGTCTAACGATCCTCTCGTCTTCATATTTAGCCCCGGGACTGAATTCAGCCGCTGCCGTCGAGGCAGGacatcacatacacacataacaGTGACAGAataaggacacacacacacagacacacacacagacacacacacagacacacacacagacacacacacagacacacacacagacacacacacacacacacacacacacacacagacacacacacagacacacacacagacacacacacacacacacagag
Encoded proteins:
- the vapal gene encoding VAMP (vesicle-associated membrane protein)-associated protein A, like, whose amino-acid sequence is MSKLEQILILDPPTDLRFKGPFTDVVTANLKLKNPSDRKVCFKVKTTAPRRYCVRPNSGIIDPGATLIISVMLQPFDYDPNEKSKHKFMVQTIFAPSAVTDTEAMWKDVKPDELMDSKLRCVFELPSENDKVSELDSKAALVLNSSKADGPGPAKAVDDSEKMKILEECRRLQTEVSKLSDENRQLKDEGVRLRRFQRSEYITSNSSSALGRESKAGSLPSLLVVIAAIFIGFFLGKFVL